The Clostridia bacterium genome includes a window with the following:
- the hemZ gene encoding coproporphyrinogen dehydrogenase HemZ: MKFEHIGHTYIQYAENVARLFFKDNADATIKTKLSRGGGETRLTASVYFDGKTESAAIIVNNDSPSYIKDCKHGLGVCVYNACRSLTGKDMPFGVLCGVRPAKIATDILLAGGTEEDAYGHYVNDLKVFPEKARSCVAVAAEQKDILAENTENHCNLYVSIPFCPSRCGYCSFVSHSIERAGKLLEPYIDLLLREISATAELVRDAGLENRAVYVGGGTPGILTVEQINRLCDAVNTYFGGYSEFTYEFGRADVASQEKFSALKRAGVTRICINPQILSDEVLEKNGRRHTVAQFYEAFAAARDAGFDNINCDVIAGLPYSTTELFADTVRRLTALGADDITMHTLAIKRSSGYYENSLSIDDALAADSFAAAEAIIHEAGYREYYMYRQKRAGANLENKGYALPGKKSVYNILMMSDAATVFSVGAGGITKIVADGGKTIKRICNYKYPYEYINKPEKTEDNLKFIKSFYKSRGGKQDV, encoded by the coding sequence ATGAAGTTTGAACATATAGGACACACCTATATACAATACGCCGAAAACGTCGCCAGATTATTTTTCAAAGACAACGCAGACGCAACAATCAAAACGAAGCTCTCGCGTGGGGGCGGCGAAACGCGGCTGACCGCGTCGGTTTACTTCGATGGTAAGACAGAAAGCGCCGCGATTATTGTTAACAACGATTCGCCCTCTTATATCAAGGATTGTAAACACGGGCTCGGGGTATGCGTATATAACGCCTGCCGCAGTTTAACCGGAAAGGATATGCCTTTCGGAGTGCTCTGCGGAGTACGTCCGGCAAAAATAGCGACCGATATCCTGCTTGCCGGAGGAACCGAGGAAGACGCATACGGTCATTACGTTAACGACTTAAAAGTCTTTCCCGAGAAAGCGCGTTCCTGCGTAGCCGTCGCGGCGGAGCAGAAGGATATCCTCGCGGAAAACACCGAGAATCATTGCAATCTTTACGTATCGATTCCGTTCTGTCCGAGCAGATGCGGTTACTGTTCTTTTGTCAGCCATTCCATAGAAAGAGCGGGGAAGCTGCTTGAGCCTTATATCGATCTTCTGCTTCGGGAAATAAGCGCTACGGCGGAGCTCGTCCGCGACGCGGGACTTGAAAACCGCGCCGTCTACGTCGGCGGCGGAACGCCGGGTATTCTCACGGTCGAGCAGATAAACCGTCTTTGCGACGCCGTCAACACGTACTTCGGCGGGTACTCGGAGTTTACGTACGAATTCGGCAGGGCGGACGTGGCGTCTCAGGAAAAGTTCTCCGCTCTCAAGCGCGCCGGAGTTACGCGTATATGTATAAACCCTCAGATACTGTCGGATGAAGTGCTTGAAAAAAACGGCCGCCGGCATACCGTAGCGCAGTTTTACGAGGCTTTTGCCGCGGCGAGAGATGCGGGGTTCGACAACATCAACTGCGACGTGATCGCAGGGCTTCCGTATTCAACGACCGAGCTTTTCGCCGATACCGTCAGGCGCCTTACCGCGCTCGGAGCCGACGATATAACGATGCACACGCTTGCCATCAAACGCTCATCCGGATATTACGAAAACTCGCTCAGCATTGATGACGCGCTCGCCGCGGATTCTTTCGCCGCGGCCGAAGCGATCATTCACGAAGCCGGATACCGCGAATACTATATGTACCGTCAGAAACGGGCCGGCGCAAATCTCGAAAACAAGGGCTATGCGCTTCCCGGTAAAAAGAGCGTGTACAACATACTTATGATGAGCGACGCCGCCACGGTTTTTTCCGTCGGCGCGGGCGGTATAACCAAGATCGTCGCGGACGGGGGAAAGACCATAAAGCGCATATGCAATTACAAGTATCCGTACGAGTATATTAACAAACCCGAAAAAACAGAGGACAATCTTAAGTTCATAAAAAGCTTTTATAAATCACGCGGAGGGAAACAAGATGTCTGA